The Metabacillus litoralis genome contains a region encoding:
- the disA gene encoding DNA integrity scanning diadenylate cyclase DisA: MTDIESKSGEKTLNEILQFVAPGTPIREGIENVLRAKTGGLIVVGHNDKVKEVIDGGFTIECPFSSAHLYELAKMDGAIILSDSGNKIMYANAQLVPDPTIYSSETGMRHRTAERVAKQTGNLVIAISQRRNVITLYHGELRYALRDIGVILTKANQAIQTLEKYKIVLDQSIMTLGALELEELVTFKEVLQVLHRFEMVLRIKDEINDYVNELGAEGHLIRLQLAELLTGLEEEAALLIKDYAVDKSVDPYPVIKQLQDLSSFELLEDSVLFKLLGYSSFTNIDSPVISRGYRILNKIPRLPTIIIENLVTTYKNLKLIMKASVEQLDEVEGIGEVRAKKIKEGLKRLQDQLLIDRHI; this comes from the coding sequence ATGACAGATATAGAGAGTAAGTCAGGCGAAAAGACATTAAATGAAATTTTGCAGTTTGTAGCGCCTGGAACACCTATTAGAGAAGGGATAGAAAATGTACTTCGAGCAAAAACAGGCGGGTTAATCGTTGTAGGTCATAATGACAAGGTAAAGGAAGTAATTGATGGAGGCTTTACAATTGAATGTCCATTTTCATCTGCTCACTTATATGAGCTTGCGAAAATGGATGGAGCTATCATCTTAAGTGATTCAGGTAATAAAATTATGTATGCAAATGCTCAACTTGTTCCTGACCCTACTATCTATTCCTCTGAAACTGGAATGAGACATCGCACAGCTGAGCGTGTAGCGAAACAAACGGGTAATTTAGTCATTGCCATTTCTCAAAGAAGAAATGTGATCACCCTGTATCATGGAGAGCTCAGATATGCGTTAAGGGATATAGGTGTTATCTTAACAAAGGCAAATCAAGCCATTCAAACATTAGAAAAATATAAAATTGTGTTAGATCAATCAATCATGACGCTAGGTGCACTTGAATTAGAAGAGCTAGTAACATTTAAAGAAGTCCTTCAAGTACTTCACAGGTTTGAGATGGTTCTAAGAATTAAGGATGAAATAAATGATTATGTGAATGAACTTGGAGCTGAAGGACATCTGATTCGCTTGCAGTTAGCGGAACTTTTGACAGGGTTAGAAGAAGAAGCGGCTCTCTTAATTAAGGATTATGCTGTTGATAAGTCAGTTGATCCTTACCCAGTCATTAAACAGCTTCAAGACTTATCGAGCTTTGAGCTATTGGAAGATTCCGTTCTGTTTAAATTATTAGGCTATTCTTCTTTTACAAATATAGACAGTCCAGTTATTTCACGTGGTTATCGCATTTTAAATAAAATTCCGAGACTGCCTACAATCATTATTGAAAATTTAGTGACAACATATAAAAATTTGAAACTTATTATGAAGGCATCCGTAGAACAGTTAGACGAGGTAGAAGGGATTGGTGAGGTCAGAGCGAAAAAAATAAAAGAGGGATTAAAGAGATTGCAAGACCAACTTCTAATTGATCGTCATATATAA
- the radA gene encoding DNA repair protein RadA, whose protein sequence is MAKAKVKFICQTCGYESPKWMGKCPGCGEWNTMSEEVLKSGSPRRAVFAHSNQTVQKPSPITKIETTQEPRIFTNLKEFNRVLGSGIVKGSLVLIGGDPGIGKSTLLLQVSSQLADNGHDVLYISGEESVKQTKLRADRLGVKSNKLLVLSETDLSFISKAIDETNPAFVVVDSIQTVYHSEISSAPGSVSQVRESTAELMRIAKTKGIAVFIVGHVTKEGSIAGPRLLEHMVDTVLYFEGERHHTYRILRAVKNRFGSTNEMGIFEMKEAGLEEVQNPSEIFLEERSKGAAGSTVVASMEGTRSVLVEIQALISPTSFGNPRRMATGIDHNRVPLLMAVLEKRVGLLLQNQDAYLKVAGGVKLDEPAIDLAVAVSIASSFKDAPPKPTDVIIGEVGLTGEVRRVSRIEQRVIEAAKLGFKRAVIPHANIGGWNPPDDIEIIGVKNVAEALQKTLGGS, encoded by the coding sequence ATGGCAAAAGCAAAGGTAAAGTTTATTTGTCAAACCTGTGGCTATGAATCACCGAAGTGGATGGGGAAATGCCCAGGTTGTGGTGAATGGAATACAATGTCAGAAGAAGTATTAAAGTCTGGGTCACCTCGAAGGGCTGTTTTTGCTCATTCCAATCAAACGGTACAAAAACCCTCGCCGATAACAAAAATTGAAACAACCCAAGAACCAAGAATATTTACAAACCTTAAAGAATTTAACCGTGTACTCGGAAGTGGTATTGTGAAGGGATCTTTAGTTTTAATTGGTGGTGATCCTGGTATTGGGAAATCAACACTGCTATTACAAGTATCCTCTCAATTAGCTGATAACGGTCATGATGTTTTATATATATCTGGTGAAGAATCAGTTAAACAAACGAAATTAAGGGCAGATCGCTTAGGAGTAAAATCTAATAAATTATTAGTTTTATCTGAAACAGACTTAAGCTTTATTTCAAAAGCAATCGATGAAACAAACCCAGCCTTTGTAGTGGTCGATTCGATTCAAACTGTTTATCATAGTGAAATAAGCTCTGCTCCGGGTAGTGTATCTCAAGTGAGAGAATCAACAGCTGAATTAATGAGAATAGCCAAAACAAAGGGTATTGCGGTATTCATTGTTGGTCATGTAACGAAAGAGGGATCAATTGCAGGGCCAAGGCTATTAGAGCATATGGTTGATACAGTCCTCTATTTTGAAGGAGAAAGACATCATACGTATCGAATATTACGTGCTGTAAAAAACCGCTTTGGGTCTACAAATGAGATGGGAATTTTCGAAATGAAAGAAGCTGGTTTAGAAGAGGTGCAAAACCCATCAGAGATTTTTCTAGAAGAAAGGTCTAAGGGTGCAGCAGGTTCAACAGTTGTTGCCTCAATGGAGGGTACCAGATCAGTGCTTGTTGAAATTCAGGCTCTTATCTCTCCGACCAGTTTTGGAAATCCAAGGAGAATGGCAACTGGAATAGATCATAATCGAGTGCCATTGTTAATGGCTGTTTTAGAGAAACGTGTTGGTCTTCTTTTGCAAAACCAGGATGCATATTTAAAGGTTGCCGGAGGCGTAAAGCTTGATGAACCTGCTATTGATTTAGCTGTTGCTGTTAGTATTGCTTCTAGCTTTAAGGATGCGCCACCAAAACCGACTGACGTTATTATTGGGGAAGTGGGGTTAACAGGTGAGGTTCGTAGAGTGTCGAGAATTGAACAAAGAGTGATTGAAGCTGCAAAGCTAGGTTTTAAGAGGGCGGTCATTCCACATGCAAATATAGGCGGTTGGAATCCACCAGATGATATAGAAATTATAGGAGTAAAAAATGTAGCAGAGGCCCTCCAAAAAACATTAGGGGGATCATAA